CATTTTTATCACGTCATAATCCAGACATCATAATTTGTTATAAACTTTTGTTTACGTAAGGAGGATCCTGTCATGAAAATAGAGCGTTTGAGTCAAGATAAGATACGGATTTTCCTCACGTTTGACGATCTGAGTGAGCGAGGGATCCAGAAGGAAGAGATGTGGCAGGAAATACCGAAAGTTTATGACCTGTTTACGGAGATGATGGATCAGGCATACAGTGAACTCGGATTTGATGCCACCGGACCTCTTGCCGTTGAGGTGTTTGCGCTGCCTGCCCAGGGCATGGTGGTTATTGTGACGAGAGGGAAATACGATCATCATTTCGGCGGCTTGTCCGAAGAAGATATGCCGGACGAGATTTATGAAATGGAAGTAACGCTGGATCAAAGTGATACTATCGTCTATGTTTTTCAAGATTTTGAAGTGCTCATTGAAGCATCGCATATGTTGAAGGATCTTGTAGGCGGAGCGGGTAAGCTCTATCACTATATGGATAGATGGTTTTTGTACTTCGACCCTGAGGAATTGGATAGCGAGAAGCTGCCGGCGGTGATTGCGATGCTGGCTGAATTCGGTGAATCCTCCTCAGTAACAGAGGCTATGCTGGAGGAATACGGGAAGAAAGTCATGCCTCAGCAAGCGATTGAGGTAATCTGTACACACTTCCAGCGTCAGCATTAATCAAGGTGGGCGTGCGTGCCGGACTTCAGGCCCGCAACTAACGGAAGGGGAATTTTAGTGCTGGTGTTCTCGGTAATTGCGTCAGCTTTGGCGCC
Above is a window of Paenibacillus sp. FSL K6-1330 DNA encoding:
- a CDS encoding genetic competence negative regulator; the protein is MKIERLSQDKIRIFLTFDDLSERGIQKEEMWQEIPKVYDLFTEMMDQAYSELGFDATGPLAVEVFALPAQGMVVIVTRGKYDHHFGGLSEEDMPDEIYEMEVTLDQSDTIVYVFQDFEVLIEASHMLKDLVGGAGKLYHYMDRWFLYFDPEELDSEKLPAVIAMLAEFGESSSVTEAMLEEYGKKVMPQQAIEVICTHFQRQH